One genomic window of Kaistia geumhonensis includes the following:
- a CDS encoding J domain-containing protein, with protein sequence MRDPYQVLGVAKTASEAEIKKAFRKLAKASHPDSNQDDPKAQERFAEINAAYEIVGDKEKRGKFDRGEIDAEGKPRFQGGFEDFQGFSSRGPRPGPGAQSFRWTSQGGAGQGAGDDDILSEILSGFSNRAGFGARRGGPRPQAPRTAGEDVQATVAVTLEQLMLGEKVQVELPTGRTLEVSIPAGTRSGKQIRLRGQGWASPDGGPTGDAMVTVEFVPHPLFKVEGDNLRIELPVSLDEAVLGAKVRVPTLGGPVTMTVPAGSNGGRLMRLKGKGLPTALGGHGDLLVALKLMLPDEIDPDFEALMRRWREAGHASVRGPEYGA encoded by the coding sequence ATGAGAGATCCATATCAGGTCCTCGGCGTCGCGAAGACGGCGAGCGAGGCCGAAATCAAGAAGGCGTTCCGGAAGCTCGCCAAGGCGTCGCATCCGGACAGCAACCAGGACGACCCGAAGGCCCAGGAGCGCTTCGCCGAGATCAACGCCGCCTATGAGATCGTGGGCGACAAGGAAAAGCGCGGCAAGTTCGATCGCGGCGAGATCGACGCCGAGGGCAAGCCGCGCTTCCAGGGTGGTTTCGAGGATTTCCAGGGCTTCTCGTCGCGGGGTCCGCGCCCCGGTCCGGGCGCGCAGAGCTTCCGCTGGACGAGCCAGGGCGGCGCGGGACAGGGCGCCGGCGACGACGACATCCTCTCGGAGATCCTGTCCGGCTTTTCCAACCGGGCCGGTTTCGGCGCTCGCCGCGGCGGTCCGCGGCCGCAGGCGCCGCGCACGGCCGGCGAGGACGTGCAGGCGACCGTCGCCGTGACGCTTGAGCAGCTGATGCTCGGCGAAAAGGTGCAGGTCGAGCTGCCGACGGGCCGCACGCTGGAAGTCTCGATTCCCGCCGGCACGCGGTCCGGCAAGCAGATTCGCCTGCGCGGTCAGGGCTGGGCATCACCCGACGGCGGCCCGACCGGCGACGCGATGGTGACCGTCGAGTTCGTTCCGCATCCGCTCTTCAAGGTCGAGGGCGACAATCTTCGGATCGAGCTGCCGGTCTCGCTCGACGAGGCGGTTCTCGGCGCCAAGGTGCGCGTGCCGACGCTGGGCGGCCCCGTCACCATGACCGTCCCGGCCGGCTCCAATGGCGGCCGGCTGATGCGGCTGAAGGGCAAGGGACTTCCGACGGCGCTCGGCGGTCACGGTGACCTTCTGGTCGCGCTGAAGCTGATGCTGCCCGACGAGATCGATCCCGATTTCGAGGCGCTGATGCGACGCTGGCGCGAAGCCGGCCACGCATCGGTGCGCGGACCCGAATACGGCGCCTGA
- a CDS encoding RT0821/Lpp0805 family surface protein, which produces MKRLGCAFLCLALSGCGLTPFGSDALDTTTTGSIAPVPATTTATSPVPPSAAPSPVVASLDPSDWEAIRAVSAERLATAGAGSEIDWTNPDTGNSGTIAPLAAMRPQDGLSCRPFVLTVSDVRGVRRYQASACRGEGGWQLHDVTADDKALL; this is translated from the coding sequence TTGAAGCGGCTCGGATGCGCATTCCTGTGCCTCGCGCTTTCAGGCTGCGGCCTGACGCCGTTCGGCAGCGATGCGCTGGATACGACCACCACCGGCTCGATCGCTCCGGTGCCAGCCACGACGACGGCGACGAGCCCCGTCCCGCCGAGCGCAGCGCCCTCCCCCGTCGTCGCCTCGCTCGACCCGTCCGATTGGGAAGCCATTCGCGCCGTCTCGGCGGAGCGTCTCGCCACGGCCGGCGCCGGTTCGGAGATCGACTGGACCAACCCTGATACCGGCAACAGCGGCACCATCGCCCCGCTCGCCGCGATGCGGCCGCAGGACGGGCTTTCCTGCCGGCCCTTCGTTCTCACCGTCAGCGACGTGCGCGGCGTCCGCCGCTACCAGGCGAGCGCCTGCCGCGGCGAGGGCGGCTGGCAGCTTCACGACGTGACGGCCGACGACAAGGCGCTGCTCTGA
- the pdxH gene encoding pyridoxamine 5'-phosphate oxidase, whose protein sequence is MSDFTEAGDPFGLFAAWLLEAEKSEPNDPNAMALATVDEDGLPDVRMVLLKDFDGDGFVFYTNCESAKGRELIAQPKAALLFHWKSLRRQVRVRGPVEQVTAAEADAYFATRPRHSRLGAWASQQSRPLESRFALEKAVALVAARYPIGEVPRPPHWSGFRIRPQQIEFWKDGAFRLHDRVLFTRSSTDAEGWQSQRLYP, encoded by the coding sequence ATGAGTGACTTCACGGAAGCGGGCGATCCCTTCGGTCTGTTCGCCGCCTGGCTTCTCGAGGCGGAGAAGAGCGAGCCGAATGACCCTAACGCCATGGCGCTGGCGACCGTCGACGAGGACGGTCTTCCCGATGTGCGCATGGTGCTCCTGAAGGATTTCGACGGAGACGGGTTCGTCTTCTACACGAATTGCGAGAGCGCCAAGGGCCGCGAACTCATCGCACAGCCCAAGGCGGCGCTGCTCTTCCACTGGAAGTCGCTGCGCCGTCAGGTGCGTGTGCGCGGACCGGTCGAACAGGTGACCGCGGCCGAGGCCGACGCCTATTTCGCGACTCGGCCCCGCCACAGCCGGCTCGGCGCCTGGGCCTCGCAGCAGTCGCGCCCGCTCGAATCGCGCTTCGCGCTCGAAAAGGCCGTCGCGCTCGTCGCGGCGCGCTATCCGATCGGCGAGGTTCCGCGCCCGCCGCACTGGTCGGGCTTCCGCATCCGCCCGCAGCAGATCGAGTTCTGGAAGGACGGCGCCTTCCGCCTGCATGACCGCGTGTTGTTCACGCGATCGTCGACCGACGCCGAAGGGTGGCAGAGCCAGCGGCTCTACCCCTGA
- a CDS encoding DUF2147 domain-containing protein, translating to MFRTIAPSLFSSALAALPLALLAPIATEAATPITGVWARGDGNAHVRIEPCGANVCATNIWVKPGRKDEAVGDTLVMMVKPESEKRYAGKAYDKRRKLTYSMEIDVKPNLLSSRGCLLAGLACKSISWRRLQ from the coding sequence ATGTTCCGCACCATCGCCCCTTCCCTCTTCAGCTCCGCCCTCGCTGCCCTCCCCTTGGCGCTTCTGGCGCCCATCGCAACTGAAGCCGCGACGCCGATCACCGGCGTCTGGGCGCGCGGCGACGGCAACGCCCATGTCCGCATCGAACCCTGCGGCGCGAATGTCTGTGCGACCAATATCTGGGTGAAGCCGGGCCGGAAGGACGAAGCGGTCGGCGACACGCTCGTCATGATGGTGAAGCCGGAGAGCGAGAAGCGCTATGCCGGCAAGGCCTATGACAAGCGCCGCAAGCTGACCTATTCGATGGAGATCGACGTCAAGCCGAACCTGCTCAGCAGCCGCGGCTGCCTGCTCGCGGGGCTCGCGTGCAAGTCGATCAGCTGGCGGCGGCTCCAGTAG
- the tldD gene encoding metalloprotease TldD translates to MADEHLSILARAGLDRAEAESVVGEALAGADDGELYLEYAESEGLLFDNGRLSSASYDSRQGFGLRAVAGEAVGYAHSGEVSIDAIRRAGEAVASVKAGRSGTLAEAPAGTNRRLYTDENPLGSPSFAEKVRLLEEIDAYARAKDPRVRQVSASLAGSWQVVEILRPDGTFRRDIRPLVRINVSIVAGDGDRQEQGSYGMGGREAFGAFVATGSWQHAADEALRQALVNLEAIPAPAGTFDVVLGPGWPGVMLHEAVGHGLEGDFNRRGESAFAGLMGQQVAAKGVTVVDDGTILDRRGSLSFDDEGTPTQATTLIEDGILVGYMQDRQNARLMGVAPTGNGRRQSYAHVPMPRMTNTIMLGGAHDPAEILGSVKNGLYMVSFGGGQVDITSGKFVFSSTEAYMIENGRIGAPVKGAMLIGNGPEAMRRVSMVGNDMQLDLGIGTCGKRGQGVPVGVGQPTLRIDQITVGGTAT, encoded by the coding sequence GAGCGAGGGCCTGCTCTTCGACAACGGCCGCCTGTCCAGCGCCAGCTACGATTCGCGGCAGGGCTTCGGCCTTCGGGCCGTCGCCGGCGAGGCGGTCGGCTATGCGCATTCCGGCGAGGTGTCCATCGACGCCATCCGCCGCGCCGGCGAGGCTGTCGCATCGGTGAAGGCTGGCCGGTCCGGCACGCTGGCGGAAGCGCCGGCCGGCACCAACCGCCGCCTCTATACAGACGAGAACCCGCTCGGCAGCCCGAGCTTCGCCGAGAAGGTGCGCCTGCTCGAGGAGATCGATGCCTATGCGCGGGCGAAGGATCCGCGCGTGCGGCAGGTCAGCGCCTCGCTGGCGGGCTCCTGGCAGGTCGTGGAGATCCTGCGGCCGGACGGCACCTTCCGCCGCGACATCCGCCCGCTCGTGCGCATCAACGTCTCGATCGTCGCCGGCGACGGTGACCGGCAGGAGCAGGGCTCCTACGGCATGGGCGGCCGCGAGGCGTTCGGCGCCTTCGTGGCGACCGGATCGTGGCAGCATGCGGCCGACGAGGCCCTGCGCCAGGCGCTGGTCAATCTCGAGGCCATCCCCGCCCCTGCCGGAACCTTCGACGTCGTGCTCGGTCCCGGCTGGCCGGGCGTCATGCTGCACGAGGCGGTCGGCCACGGTCTCGAAGGCGATTTCAACCGCCGCGGCGAAAGCGCCTTTGCCGGGCTGATGGGCCAGCAGGTGGCGGCGAAGGGCGTGACGGTCGTCGACGACGGCACGATCCTCGACCGCCGCGGTTCCCTCTCCTTCGACGACGAGGGCACGCCCACCCAGGCGACGACGCTGATCGAGGACGGCATCCTGGTCGGCTACATGCAGGACCGCCAGAACGCCCGGCTGATGGGCGTCGCGCCGACCGGCAACGGCCGCCGCCAGTCCTACGCCCATGTGCCGATGCCGCGCATGACCAACACGATCATGCTCGGCGGCGCCCATGATCCAGCCGAAATCCTCGGTTCGGTGAAGAACGGCCTCTACATGGTCTCGTTCGGCGGCGGCCAGGTCGACATCACGAGCGGCAAGTTCGTGTTCTCCTCGACCGAGGCGTATATGATCGAGAACGGCCGCATCGGCGCGCCGGTGAAGGGCGCCATGCTGATCGGCAACGGACCGGAGGCGATGCGCCGCGTCTCGATGGTCGGCAACGACATGCAGCTCGATCTCGGCATCGGCACCTGCGGCAAGCGCGGCCAGGGCGTCCCGGTCGGCGTCGGCCAGCCGACGCTCCGGATCGACCAGATCACCGTCGGCGGCACGGCGACCTGA